The proteins below are encoded in one region of Arthrobacter sp. CJ23:
- the lysA gene encoding diaminopimelate decarboxylase has protein sequence MTQTLVAPGTAPCLDDLWQILPEEAGSNEQGELTIGGCSAVELAKTFGTPLHVIDETGLRRQMRRFVDGLASRWPNSEVLFASKSLPAVAMYAIAAAEGLCLDVAGAGEIRLALAAGVDPGRIFLHGNAKSREDLELALRVGVGTIIIDNFDDIDRLEQMVTAPQSVLLRVIPEVQADTHASIFTGGKESKFGLPLEQAAEAIGRITQHPLLQFDGVHVHIGSQILDARPFGEAVAAVSSIGQFPVYDVGGGLGVKYTFGDQPPTVEEYLDSITAAARTYLPADAKILIEPGRSVVARAGITLYQVSTIKETAKTFVAVNGGLADLINVALTGQRYEPVVANRLHEPWDTRAQIVGRQCESGDLMVDNALISAPRLGDTIALAATGAYSYTFSNNYNGALKPAIVFVADGEPRLAVRRESYEDLLRCHEPAGNITW, from the coding sequence ATGACCCAGACCCTGGTTGCCCCAGGAACCGCACCCTGCCTTGACGATCTCTGGCAGATCCTGCCCGAGGAAGCTGGCTCCAACGAACAGGGCGAACTGACCATTGGGGGCTGTTCGGCGGTGGAGCTGGCCAAGACGTTTGGAACCCCGCTCCATGTCATTGACGAGACAGGCCTGCGGCGCCAGATGCGTCGCTTCGTGGACGGGCTGGCCTCGCGTTGGCCTAACTCGGAGGTCCTGTTCGCCTCGAAGTCGCTGCCGGCCGTGGCCATGTATGCGATCGCCGCGGCCGAAGGGCTGTGCCTGGACGTGGCCGGTGCGGGCGAGATCCGCCTCGCCCTCGCGGCCGGGGTGGATCCGGGCCGCATCTTCCTCCACGGCAACGCCAAGAGCCGGGAAGACCTCGAACTCGCACTGCGCGTGGGTGTCGGCACCATCATCATCGACAATTTCGACGACATCGACCGGCTCGAGCAGATGGTCACCGCACCGCAGTCCGTGCTGCTCCGGGTGATCCCCGAGGTCCAGGCGGACACGCACGCCTCCATTTTCACCGGAGGCAAGGAATCGAAGTTCGGCCTGCCCCTGGAGCAGGCGGCTGAAGCCATCGGCCGCATCACACAGCATCCCTTGCTGCAGTTCGACGGCGTGCACGTGCACATCGGCTCGCAGATCCTCGACGCCCGTCCGTTCGGCGAGGCGGTGGCCGCAGTCTCATCGATCGGGCAGTTCCCCGTGTACGACGTCGGAGGCGGGCTGGGCGTCAAATACACCTTTGGTGACCAGCCGCCAACGGTCGAAGAGTATTTGGATTCCATCACCGCAGCAGCCCGCACATACCTGCCGGCGGATGCAAAGATCCTGATCGAACCCGGACGGTCCGTGGTGGCCCGGGCCGGGATCACGCTCTACCAGGTCAGCACCATCAAGGAAACGGCCAAGACCTTCGTGGCTGTCAACGGCGGACTGGCGGACCTCATCAATGTGGCGCTCACCGGTCAACGCTACGAACCGGTTGTGGCGAACCGGTTGCACGAGCCCTGGGACACCCGCGCCCAGATTGTGGGGCGGCAATGCGAGTCGGGCGACCTCATGGTGGACAACGCACTCATCAGTGCACCGCGCCTCGGCGACACCATCGCCCTGGCGGCCACCGGTGCCTACAGCTACACCTTCTCCAACAACTACAACGGCGCCCTCAAACCAGCCATCGTCTTCGTTGCCGACGGCGAGCCCCGGCTCGCGGTCCGCCGCGAAAGCTACGAGGACCTCCTGCGCTGCCACGAACCTGCCGGAAACATCACCTGGTAA
- a CDS encoding ABC transporter substrate-binding protein, giving the protein MKKLSAALSIVAAASLLFVSACSNDTSADAAKPSDPSAVAPNPPIQTSKDAAVAALLPESIRAKGEIKAAGNIPYPPYTMYDTDSRATGFDYDLSQALGQKLDIPVSFNQQAFSTIIPSLLSKKFDVILSAMNDTPERQKTLNFVDYTHGGFIIVVKNGNPEKVQNLLDLCGKTVSVQKATVQGDLLRDLEGKCKAKGQSGVSVLELPSDLDAQTALRAGKSQAYVVDAPVAEFVVKTAGDGKAFELVRDPEFPSGYLPVFSGMGNLNTDPQFTEALRSAFQALIDDGTYKKILDRYSLTPYGVASAAVNQGK; this is encoded by the coding sequence ATGAAGAAGCTATCCGCAGCCCTGTCCATCGTGGCCGCTGCCAGCCTGCTTTTCGTTTCCGCCTGTTCCAACGACACCTCGGCTGACGCCGCAAAACCAAGTGACCCGTCCGCCGTCGCGCCCAACCCGCCGATCCAGACGAGCAAGGACGCCGCAGTGGCGGCACTGCTCCCGGAGAGCATCCGCGCCAAGGGCGAGATCAAGGCCGCAGGCAACATCCCCTACCCGCCGTACACGATGTATGACACTGACAGCAGGGCAACGGGATTCGACTACGACCTCTCCCAGGCGCTGGGGCAGAAGCTCGACATTCCCGTGTCCTTCAACCAGCAGGCCTTCTCCACCATCATCCCGTCCCTGCTCTCCAAGAAGTTCGACGTCATTCTTAGCGCGATGAATGACACTCCGGAGCGGCAGAAGACACTCAACTTCGTGGACTACACGCACGGCGGATTCATCATCGTGGTGAAGAACGGCAACCCGGAAAAGGTGCAGAACCTGCTGGACCTCTGTGGCAAGACCGTTTCGGTCCAGAAGGCCACGGTCCAGGGCGATCTCCTGCGGGACCTCGAAGGAAAGTGCAAGGCCAAAGGCCAGAGCGGCGTCTCGGTCCTGGAACTGCCAAGCGACCTGGATGCCCAGACCGCGCTGCGGGCCGGGAAGAGCCAGGCCTATGTGGTGGACGCGCCAGTCGCTGAATTCGTGGTGAAGACCGCCGGCGATGGCAAGGCGTTCGAGCTTGTCCGGGACCCGGAATTCCCTTCGGGCTACCTGCCGGTCTTCAGCGGAATGGGAAACCTCAATACAGATCCCCAGTTCACCGAGGCCCTGCGCTCGGCCTTCCAGGCGCTCATTGACGATGGCACCTACAAGAAGATCCTGGACCGTTACTCCCTCACCCCGTACGGCGTGGCTTCGGCCGCGGTCAACCAGGGAAAGTAG